A stretch of DNA from Lotus japonicus ecotype B-129 chromosome 4, LjGifu_v1.2:
ATGTGCGGCCACATCGAGCCCTTCGAATCCCCTCACGGAGCCTTGGAGCGCGCGAAGACAATCAGCCAGCCACTCTCGCTTCAGGCCCAATCCAAGGCGGCGGAGAAAATAGCTGACGGGACAGCCGGGAGCGTGAGGTTGGGGAACCGGCGCAGGTGGTGGGGATGGCGGCGATGGGTCATCGGAGACGTCGACGAAGTCCTCATCGGAGATTATAACTGGTTCCGGGGGGGAATTGGTAGGGTTCGGAGCTTGATGAGTGGGTTTGTGTGGCTGAGGCGGAACATCGGCTTGCTCTTCGTCGGAGTCGAAGTCGAGCTGGAGACGGCGGATGTGCATTTTCGAAAATGTGATTGTGTGTGTTTCCCTCCTTCCTTCCCCTAGGGGACTAGCGGGAAGTATTTCATTATtaggattttgattttgaacaccaattttaaaaaattaagtttagtGAGGAAACCTAGATAATAAGTAATAACTAAAATTTAGGGTTTAGAATTAAGATTATGATTGGTCTATATTTTGATTTGGATGGAAGGAAAACTATTATTTCCGCTCCTAACTATatcaacttatttttatttataatttatttatcgCACTACCATCAATGATTACATATtatttgtttaatatatttcctTATATACTATCAATTATTGACTTTGTTAGAGATATCCATGTAGTAAATTTGTGAGAAGGACATTTCTATACCCATGTTGTAACATTTCTTTCAAGCTTCATGCTTGAACCTTGTTTCCTATTGCATAGAAGCAAGTTCATTCAAGTTTCTTTGTTCCTCAAACTTATAAAGATCAATTTCTTTTTCAACACACCGAGGGGATGAAGCAACTTGAGCATAATTCTGACTTGTCGTGAGGTCTTTCACTTTTGTAGCACCTTAAGTAAAAGTCAAACAATTGTTGTTCACATAAAAACTCAAAGGATAAAGCTTAACCATTCATATGTTTTACTCTGTGAGTACTCTCATAGACGGATCTATGTACAATAACACGAGGGCAATTACCCCCGCTAAATTTTTGAAAtagtatgaatttttttaacagCGTAATTTTATATGAATTTAGTATAAGTATTGCCCCCACCAAAGTTTTATCTTAATATTTGTTGTGTTGAAATTATTTACTGCTTCCCGTCTCCTTGTCATTTTCATTCATGTTTTTCAACACCACAAATTTATATTATGTATTTTGCCCCACTACTTAATTTTTTTGGATATGTCATTTAGCACCCTTGTATAATTGAGGGTTCCTTAAGTATATTAATATCTCTTGAAAGGGAATTGTAATCCTACTTTATCAGTGAATTTCAGTAGGTTGATTCAAGATAGCATGAAATCACCCGGCTAgcccttttatttttttgaaagtcacCCAACTAGCCCTTCATTGTAGCTAATGATCATTGAAACATCACTTTGTCCAGCTGACTAGTTATAACATGAATtgtacacaagcccacaagacttATAGGCGCATTAACGACTTCACTTCATTAGCTATAAGTTATAGCTAATGAAGTGAAGTCGTTAATGTGTATGATGTAAGTGAGTAGGGTCGACTGACCAAACTAATAACCATCCATAATGGTAAAGGAATGGTTTATCCAATTATTACCATAAAGAAGTATTTCTTCTTAGAATCAATAATAAATCAtttttgaattttctttatgTTCCTCTTTTTATGAATTGTGCAGATGAGCGATTTGCTTGCTAGCTTCATACCAAAGTCTCATCTTGATTTCATTCCTTGGCTTTATGCTAAGAATGTTAGATGGTGAAATTTGCTACAACCCACAGCAAAAATCAGAAGaaaagcaaaacaaaaaaacaaagggAATGACCCAGCCGATCAAGCACAAGACAGGCCTCTATGGAACTTCAGCTAGAGGCAAAAAACATATGCTGCATAACCAGACCAGCAGCTTCATGACAGGGACAGAGAGGACAAAATAGCTAGATCAGTCACCGATCAGAGTCAAAAACCAACCAGAACAGCAGCAGCACAAAACAGCCAGCGAAACACAGACCAAGACAAGGGCCTTTAATAGGTAGCACAAACTGGTACATTTTGATTAGGTAGTAGCACTGAGTCAAGTCTAATTAATTAAGCTTATTATATAATTGCCGGGTTGAAAACAAGTTaagaaaaaacatatatatatatatatatcatgaaGTTCAAAAGTCACAACTTACAAAGGGTATCTCTTAATCGTATATCTTTTCACCGATCCTATCACATATATATCTACAATTGATCATTAATATAATCAGTGCTCTCTCTCCATCTCCGCCAGTGTCTCACAGAACAAATCAACATCGCAAGGGAGCCATAGAGGGCCATCGTTTCTGTATCCATATTCATTCTCAGCAGCCTCTAAAAGCGTCCTGAACAAGGGGTGGTTGGCCATCTTTATCTTAATCACGAATCTTTGTCTCTCAGCTCCAACATACACACTAACACAACCATGTggaactttcttcttcttcttcttaagaTCGTTTTCCTTGTTTTTATTGTGATCTGATAATTTTTCGTAGCTGCCAGTAGTGTCTTCAGGGTGCAATCTCTCGTTGTTTCCCCGATACCCCCTCTTACACTTCTTCACAAACTCCATATTTACAGGGAGAGTTTATTACTAGGATCTCAAAGATATATGGATATGGATGGGGAAAGCAAAAGAGATTAAAGGGAGTATATTACTATGACCTCGATCAAAAAGCTTCCTTATATAGGCGACTTTCAGTCTCCCTCAGTCGCATCCTTCGCCTACCTCTTTGGTTTTACTATTCTATTCTTTGACTTTCCACACGTGCTGCTGGATTTTGGAAATTTTTAAAACCAAGTAGTATGATATTTATTTGGATTTAATGTGGAATTGGTCCCTATATTTGTCATTATGTCCAACTTTCGTCCATCACtgggattttttttattattaccCCTATATTTAGGAAAATGCTGAGATTAGTCCTCATCGGAGGGAGGCTTGACCTTCGGTGATGTTGCTTAGTAGCAAAAAGAATTTGGTGTGACACGCTGTGTTTAATGAATTTCATGTGGCTTTTTCgtgttttaattatttaatttataaatggAATCACTTAACAAATTAACCTAATCACTGTCTAATCGTTTAGTTAAAAACCTAACTCAATGAACACCTTCGAGTGATTTCTTTCGTGGATGTGGAGTGATTTGatttcttctccctctctttttctcttctcaatTATCCAAGGTTAGGGTTTGTTGGTGGTtgtgggtttttagggtttctTCTTGTTGGGCTTTCAATGTTGAGAATAGAGCATAGTAAGAAGTTTGTTATGGTCAATTTGATTTCTGTTTTTTGTAAAACACATGTCGTCTGTTTTAAAAACGTGGGGCGACGACGACGGGGTGAGCAGGATTAAAAGTTGATGGGCTAGGGTTTGACAAAAAGATCGAGCGAAAGTGGTTAAGGTATGAAAAGTTTATACAAGTGGAACACTAACTGACAAGACGAATAATGGGTCAGATTGATTTCACATTAGCGTCAATTATTACCATCACTAATTTGGTCAACGACCGTACAGAAATTTGGTATATGAAATTACCTTCATCTCAAGCTGACACAAACTTTAAGTGGAGCACAATTGAATTTAACGCTTAGCGTAGGTTTGGCCGACGTggttattttattaattaattgtataataaattttattttacaataactatgttttttttttgttacactaaCGTATTTTCACAACCGGGAGTCATGAGACTAATCTTCTCAAAACACTGAAATCACCTTAAGTGAATAGATATTTTTCAATAAATCATTCTCCATATACAACACTCAATGATCAAAGGAACTCACTTATTTACCAACTATGCTAGATGTTGTTATATCATAATtattcaatgtttttttttaattcagatTATTCAATGTTAAATAATGATTAAAAACGTCAACAAAATATGATTGAATGAGATAATCCTCTCTTAGATTAAACAAAGACAACGTCCCCTTCGCGCTGTCATTCATGACGGGTAATTGGAAAGCCTACTTTCCGTCTTCAAGAGAAGAAAACACGTTGTTTTTTACTCAAAATTGGCCAATAATATTCATTTTGTCTATGGTTAAGTCAAGGtggaattttcttttctttatattCCTTTGTAATATGATGTAACATCACTTGATGAAACGTATACTGAGTCAAATGTTGAAAACATCGATCACTTTCAAACCACtggaaatgggttttttttaATCCGAGTCATCATTCTTTGTTAACTTATGTCACTTGTCactaaattaaacaaaaaaaagctTTGGCCTCTAATTGAATGATTAAATTAGCGTATGTTCATTAATTCAACTCAACTAAACATGAATATGTAGACCGCTGTTACCATATTCTAATTCATCTTACAATAAACTGTCTACATATAACTGATTTATTATGTGTACTACACTGAGGCAAGTGGCTATATCCTTTTTCTAGAACCTCTTCATCATTCCTATGTAATCCGAATTAGTTGAATCTAATGTTGCTTAATCATTACTTTCATTTTACAATTACCAGTGGAAATGCATTTAGGTTTGCTGGTTTGCACACGTGCCCATTTATTTTGAATAAGAATTAAGAGTTATGAAATGACCATGTGTTTTCTCAATATGAAAAGTTTGGTTGGCTTAGGGACTTTGTTTGTTGGAGGATTgctagtttttgtttcttgttttcttttctttttttaaattccaaactacaaaaaaaaaataaaaaaattggtgcaGTTGTTGAGacttaagagtttttttttttttgaaagtgacttAAGAGTTAATTTTGCtctttaatatttaataaaatgtgATCGAATGATAGTAAAAAAAATATCGATCAAATTCAAAGATAATGAATAGAATATTGTCTTTAATGAGTGACTTTTTTTGTTGGAAAGTTACTAAACTACCACTATTGATTAGTATGTTTACTAAATCTTGGGCTTTGCCTTACTAGTGTCAAAAACTAGTTTTGGGCCGATAGCTATAatcaatttttcaaaattaatttttgtgatGATATTGCATCGGAAAATGCTAGATTGTACAACCCTTTTTTAGCACTACATAAATTATCAGTTATAATTAATATTCAATCATGTACTTTTATCATTTTCTCCTCCAtgatttatgtaaaaaaaaatcactgtGTGAAAACTAAGGTTGTGCATCTGTCGTGCTATATGGCGTCGTGTCATATAGCATTGTTGTATTGCACATGCACAAAAGCATAACATTTATCCTGATCCGCTTAAATGACTACTCAACCCCACATTGTCAATTTCTTATGGATGACCAAATGTGAAACTTTTACTCCTCTAACTACTTGGCGCAAAAAAATGCTAAGTCGTTAGATTGTAGTGTCACCTGCGTGATAGAATTGAAAATGGTGATACACCTCCATTACTCATCACTCCAATCACTATATATACAGGTTTGAACACATTGTAAGTTAACCATTACTCACCTCTACTCTCTTTTGGCTCTTTTAAACTTTGAGATTCTCTCTCTGATCTTAAGCTAACTGGAGCATGAAAGTGTCTTTTGTAAATACCACAATGTCGTAAATTCTTGTTGTTCCATTGTGCACCACCACATTACATCATAGTCACGTCCTCCTTGGATTTTGGAAGAACAATAGGTATCATATGTGGGAAACTTTGCAAATCAATTTCCATTACCATGGTGGAAACACTTCACAAATAGCTTCCTCATAAAGGCTCAATTATAATATGACAAGAAGTTGTGCATTTGGTATGTGAGATGATAAGGACAGACATTTCATTTTGTAATTCGTCGGCTAATTCGGGAATCTACCACATATGTAAATATGGAAGATAGCTTAGTTGAAACAATTCATCAAAAGGTCAAGCATTGTACAAGTCATGGATTGAAAAACCATGACCAAAGACACTCTCATAGGGATGGCAACGGAACCCGAACCTGATTTTACGGGCAAAATccgttgggtttgggtttggtattgGTGAAAtccgcacccgaacccgaacatTATATATAAAATTGCAAAGCTACTCTTACATATCATGTTAACAACCTAATTTGTTAACAATTTGATCATATTTGAACATTAAGGTATTATATTTTTTGGcaaaaaatacataaaagaTTTTTTCACAATAAAATAATACAagttgcattttattttgcaaaaaaatctaTACATTGAGTTAGGTTATGACATGAATTTAAGGACTACAACCCGATGGGTTTGAGTTTAAGTTTATATGAGAgattgggttcgggtttgggatAGGCAAAACCTGAATCCGACccgacccattgtcatccctacacTCTCACAAGGAATCACAATGAGAAAAAGTATGCAGCTTGCTATGAAAATGACCTAAACACTACTCCTTCGAGCTTTTATTATGAGCTAATGAATAACGACTTAGTTAATGTATCTCGCCCACCTCCTATTAAAAAGCAGTTAAAATATTGATTGGTCTTGATCATGTGAATTCCATGAAAGCCATGACCATAACACACACGAGTGCATTTGATTGAAAGGTACAACTTAAAAAATGATTTGAAATGGGAAGTTGAAAACGTTTGTGAAGAAAGGTCATGAAGTTAGAGGAGTTCGTTTCTACAAAAGCTACCAGAGGAGGTCTTGGAGCCTATGAGACGAAGATAATGATCAGAGTAGTAGGGGAAGATACTCTCTAAGGATTTTCAGGCGAGATGTTTCTCCCCGGTGtgaaaagaaagatgaaaccAAAAAATAAAGGAGGGATAAAATTTCTTCTACAACAGATAATGACGGGGAAGACTCTACTGAAAGAGCTTATCATGTTCAAGGTGATTCAATTTATACAGGGGTCATTAGAATAGGGAACTCTACGAATGCCCTCGATAAACGTTTGCAGGTCATGATGAAAATTGCTTGCAACTCATAATAAGATGAAAAGCCATATAATCATGTCAATGATTAAATCATCACATTTTGCAGTGAAGATTATGAAGGAATTTTGGTTGATCATGGTGATCCAATGGAGATCTCAGCCACTATAGAAGATCCATAAGTTTGACttgtgtttatggatcgagcaTATCAACTAACATGGTGGTCTATTGTGCTTTAAATCTTTGAAATTCGTTGATGACGACTATGAGTTATGTTTGGTTGGATTCACATGACATAACTCCTATTGTGGGCTATGTTGAAACTATTAATGACTCTACACAAGGAGAATTTGAGCAAAACAATTGAATTTATATGAATATCTGCTATAACACTATTCTTTGTCTGCCAGCTTTGTATGACCTCGGAGCATTAATATAGACTCGTCACCTCATGATGAAATTCACATACAAAAAACAAAAGGTGAAGCTGTGCATCAGGGGCAACCAAGAAGCCGCGACAAGCTGCTACAATATTAGTATTAGGCTGACCAAATAAAGCTCTTTAAGGAGATCAAGGTACGAGCAGATTTTGAGAAAAATGAGTAATTATATAAGAAAATCAATCACAATACATGttagataaataaaaaatgttaataatgcagtaaatatatatatatgtaaagctcacttgagctataagtattaaatgcattgaATAATAaagttaaacaaattaaatttatattcaacttttaatataatgtaacttttgaaacatgtcaatctttttgttttttgactttacacatgccaatatgatgtaacctttgaattaaattatgtaataatttttttattaaatacattaaatataaagattgaaaactgaaagaaattaactagagactatttttctacttatattaaataataaaattatttctttatttcaggaaaaaatcatcaagtataaaaaaaaatacattaaatcaaatggcagtactatatattaaatagtaaaaatagaaaattccttaaataaaaaaaactcatgttTTTGTTAattgtattaactattaattgtaAATTTTAGTTACTtataagaaaatattttattcaatattaattaaaaaatgttaaaatattaattatcaatcataaattgaaggggagaaaattaatataaaactaagtaatattttgatatacaaaaaaataaaaatattgagagttaaaattaattataataaaataatatttataaaaaataattaagaaaaattagtctttaaataaaaagtggCACTCTATAGGTATTTACCATTAACTATAATGTGTGTGTATTCAttgaaaaaaattcttcaaatataatttttgatctattatacattagtaaaaatgattgagaaagaataacaaagtaaaataactatgaccaaagttcaataaatttaaatttaataaataattatttacactaaaaaatcatttcttattataattttttaagttaaaattacTTCATTATGGATATAAAGTGTAAGAAAATATGTCACTATAActtatttatgatattaaaaacttattacttgaatatatttcaaattcacataatgaatttctatatttttaaataaataaaatattaagactACTTCAGggctaattatttaatatcaattactaTAGAGAAATGCATGCGTGTTTAATAACAAAGTTATTTCTCTTGAACATATATAAGACTATTGCTTGGTTTGTGTGTTTTGGTGGGTTAAGGGGAAGTAGAATGATTGTCCATATGATTTGGAACAGTTTGCTAGAGGCTTTGAGCGTAATGAATGGCCACGAAAACAAAAGATGCCACGTACAATGTATTGGGAGTCACCGCCAGCCACTATTTTGAAGTGTAATGTGGATGGGGCGTCGAAAGGGAACCCAGTGGTGAGTGGTATTGCCAGGGTTTTGAGGGATCAAGAAGGGGAGGTTTCAGGTTACTTTGCAAAAGGAACTGAATAGTTGTGGGCTTTTGATGAAGGTTCAAGTAGTGTTACatgctttgttatttttctagcaatttaaattttcaaatgtggtggttgagagtgattcctccTTAGTGGTTGGGTGAATGTCTAGGGGAGATAAGGGGTCATGAAAATTGGAACATGTATTTAATCATATACATCATCAGATGTCTATAATCCAGTGTGTTGGTGTGGTGCATGTATTGCGTGAGGGAAACACTATGACAAACTTTTTGGCAAATCAAGGGCGTGGTAGGGAGCAACAGATATGGGTATGTTGTGACCCAATGTAATTATCTAAATGAGAAGGttgttctcatttttattgtgtttcaataaagttttctttttttaaaaatcaattattaaatttgagtaatattaattatttagatctagagaactctaattctattcaatgaaatgtctcacctccattattatttaatttattatattttataattcaaaatattttaatatttatatattt
This window harbors:
- the LOC130713427 gene encoding auxin-responsive protein SAUR71-like; the protein is MEFVKKCKRGYRGNNERLHPEDTTGSYEKLSDHNKNKENDLKKKKKKVPHGCVSVYVGAERQRFVIKIKMANHPLFRTLLEAAENEYGYRNDGPLWLPCDVDLFCETLAEMEREH